From a region of the Helianthus annuus cultivar XRQ/B chromosome 5, HanXRQr2.0-SUNRISE, whole genome shotgun sequence genome:
- the LOC110942851 gene encoding uncharacterized protein LOC110942851, with translation MTPIKKFLKNGELPADQTEAESVKVKSRQHVLQGEILYKKGYLAPLLGCVGPEQSQYLIKEVHKGICGAHFGARTVVAKLMNLGYFWPSMHRDTTEQLRKCDSCQIHAPVPKSPKHDLVPIKRSG, from the coding sequence ATGACTCCAATTAAAAAATTCCTTAAAAATGGTGAGTTACCTGCTGATCAAACAGAGGCTGAAAGCGTTAAAGTCAAGTCTAGACAGCACGTGTTGCAAGGTGAAATActctacaaaaagggttaccttgcacCCTTACTGGGATGTGTCGGTCCCGAACAAAGCCAGTACTTGATCAAAGAGGTTCATAAAGGtatatgcggagctcattttggagcaaGAACGGTGGTTGCTAAACTAATGAACCTTGGGTATTTTTGGCCTTCCATGCACCGAGACACCACTGAACAACTAAGAAAGTGTGATTCCTGCCAAATTCATGCACCAGTCCCGAAAAGCCCCAAGCATGACCTTGTCCCGATCAAACGGTCAGGTTGA